AGACATCTTTTACCCGCCGGATTTTTAATCTTAAACATCTCCCTGATTGAATCGACAATAAGTTTATTACTCTCTGCTTCTGTCTGGGGGAAATTGGCAAAAGCGCAAACCTGTTCAATAGTGAGTAACGGTTTATCGTCCTTTAAAATTGCCAAAACACCCGCTGGATTATGCGGGATGGCTTCAGAAAGTGCCGCCTTTAGATCTTCGGCCGTACTGGCATCGACCCCAGATTCAAGCTCACTCGCTACGACTAACCATTCCTGAGTTCCTTTACCGATCTCAGGAATAACATGATTCCACCATTCTGACCCACCGCTATCATTAGCATACAATTCTGCTACAACACGCCTTGCACCTTTATCGTTTATCATCTGGATAATCTGCGCTGGAGTGTAGCTTTTGGCCAGGAGAGTCATCGGGAAACACATGAATATTAGCGCAATCAAATACTTCATTACCGCACCACCAGTATTGTGTCACCCGACTCATAAATCATATGACGCTTATCCTGGCCGTTCATAATGATGCACCCTGCTGATGCAGAACCTGGTGGTTGACCTTTTTTATCTCCATGGATTTGAAAATGGTCTCTACCAAATGTATTGGTACCAGCAATAGGTTCAAGAATAATGGCTTCTGCGCTTTTATGGTTGTTCCACCCTGCGATAAAATAAATACCCCGTGGAATGGGCCCTTTGTTCCGTTGTCGCTCACACTCAGGCTTATCTTTCGACTCACCAGCACCGCTATAGCAGTTAGCAACAAATTCGCCATTGTGACTTAATACCCCTGTCGATACTTTGTATTCCCATGTCATTAATAAACTCTCCTTTCACGAATAGTTCTTTATCTTATGACTAACAAGAGAGTTAAATTTACCTCAACGGTCACAAAATCTTACATCTGAGAATAGAGGAGCACAAAAAACATAGAAAAATTAATAATAAATAATTCCAATGCATATATTTTTAATATAATAGCGGTCTGTTTACTCAATGAATACATCTTCCCCCCTTAACACCAGCTTTGCATTTTTGGTTCACTTACCTCTATCCTTAACCCATGGAAAAAATCGCTGAACTCAAACGCGCCAAGCTGCTGGCGCTGTCGCTGCTGCTGATTGCCGTCGCGGCGTTTATCACCACCCTGTTTCTGCCGCAAACCTTCTGGGTGCGCGGCGTGAAGGCCATTGCCGAGGCGGCGATGGTTGGCGCGCTGGCAGACTGGTTTGCGGTCGTCGCGCTGTTTCGCCGGGTGCCCATTCCGTTTATCTCGCGCCATACGGCGATTATCCCGCGCAATAAAGACCGGATTGGCGATAATCTCGGCCAGTTCGTGCAGGAGAAGTTTCTCGATACCCAGTCGCTGGTGGCGCTGATCCGCCGCTATGAACCGGCGCAGATGATTGGCAGTTGGTTCAGCAAGCCCGACAATGCCCAGCGTGTCGGGTTGCATCTGATGCAGGTGATGGGCGGTTTTCTGGAGCTGACCGATGACGGGCGCATTCAGCGCCTGCTCAAACGGGCGGTGCATAAGGCCATCGACAAGGTGGACTTCACCGAAACCAGCGCGGTGATGCTGGAGAGCATGACCCGTAACAATCGTCATCAGGCACTGCTGGACGCCATCATCAACCGGCTGATTACGCTTATCCAGCGGGACAGCACGCGGGAATTTATTGCCGACCAGATTGTCCACTGGCTCAAGACCGAGCATCCGCGCAAGGCGATGGTGCTGCCCACCGAGTGGCTGGGCGACCAGAGCGCGGAGATGGTGTCGAACGCGGTGAATACCCTGCTGGACGATATCAGCCACGACCGCACGCACCAGATCCGCCAGGCGTTTGACCGCGCCACGCTGAAGTTTATCGACAACCTGAAAAACGATCCGGAGATGGCCGCGAAGGCAGAGAACATCAAGCACTACCTGAAGAACGATGACGCGTTTAACCGCTATCTGGGTGAAATGTGGGCCGACCTGCGTCAGTGGCTGAAAGCGGATATGAAACGTGAGGATTCACGCGTGAAGCAGCGCATCGCTAACGCCGGGCTGTGGTTTGGCGAAACGCTGCTCGCTGACGCCAGCCTGCGGGCATCGCTGAACGAGCACCTGGAGCAGGCGGCGCACCGCGTGGCACCGGATTTCGCTGTGTTTCTCACTCGCCATATCAGCGACACGGTCAAAAGCTGGGATGCCAAAGACATGTCCCGCCAGATCGAGCTTAATATCGGCAAAGATTTGCAGTTTATCCGCGTCAACGGCACGCTGGTGGGCGGGACGATTGGTCTGATCCTGTTTTTACTCTCGCAGTTGCCCACTGTGCTTACGCATTAATCCGCTTTGGGCGGCGCAATGACGTAGCGCGTCGCCTCAAAGCGATTGAGGATCAAGTGCACCAGAAAAACCATCGTCAGCGTCGCCACCAGCGAAAAAGTGACGGACGTGATGCGATACAGATCGCTGAACACAAGGTCGCTGTCCGGGTGCATGTTCTGCCCGAACATAATGCCGATGGTGGTAATACTGGAAAACCCCACTCCGGCACCGACTTTCTCCATCACATGCAGGCGCGCGCCAAACGCCAGACCGAGTCCGATCAGCGGCATCATCAGCAACATATGGCTGCTGTGATCGTAGAGGATAAGCTGGACGACCAGAATATAGAGACAGCCCAGCACCACGCCGACCACGCGCCAGATAGAACTCATCACCGCGCCACGATAGTGCATCGGGAACAGAATCAAAATCCCCGCCATCAGCGCCGAGAGTGAATCGCTCAAATCGCTCATCTGAAAAACGACGAAAATCATCGTCGCGACGGTGCCGGAGAGCAGCGACTCATGGCGAACCCGGGCGGCGTCTTTTTCGATCAGCGGCGGGGGCCTACGCGGCTCAACATCCGGCAGCAGGTAGTTCATCAACGCGCTCAGACACACCGCCATTACGCTCGCTTCGATGTTGGAGAACAAAAGCGTGTGCCAGTTGGTGGTGGGGTAGCTCATAAAGTTGAGCATCACGCTCTGGCATACCACGCCCATTGAGCCGAACAGGAACAGCGGCCCCTTGCTCATAAAACGAAAACGCATCACGTACAGGGCAAATACCACCAGCGTCATAATGACCGGCCATTGCGATAAATAGCCGATGATAATCACCATTTCGACGCAGTTCAGCGACGCGCTGAAGATAAACTGCTTCGCCACGTGGCGGTTAAATACTGGCACCAGCGAAAGGAGCATGATCGGGTAGACTACGAAAAATACGCCGTAGCTGGTGTTGTAGAAACTCGAAATGCTCAGGGCGATCATCCCGGCGAAGACGATGCGCAGGGTCTGGCGGAAGTCATTGGCCGTGTAAACGATGTTGCCGTGCGGGGTAAAGACCCGCGCCAGGGTGCTAATAGACATAGTGGAGCAGGCTCACCAGGTGGATTTGCATCCCGGAGAAGAAGCGCGCAAACGGCCCTTCGCTGTTGTAGAGCTGCACGGTGGCGCGAGCACCGGTCGGGAGCGGCTTCGGCAGCGCCTCATCCAGCGCCACGTGAATACGCATTCGCTGGGCATCGCGCACCCAACGGTTGGACGTTTCCGGGGCGGACAGTTCGCCGCTCACCGCCTCCTGTCCGGCAAGGATCCCCGCATCACTGCTGGTCACGTGGGCGCGGAAAACCTGGCCCGGAAAGGCGTCAAACACCACGGCGGCATCGGTCCCCTGACGGGTGTGACGCAGACTCTTCTCACGAAAATCCGCCACAATATCGGTCTGGTTATTCACCAGCGCCAGCGCGGCCGAGCCGGACGAGGCATAAAACCCGGGGCTTAGTTGCAGGTTGCTGACCGTGCCGTCCGCCTGGGCGTAAACTTTCGTCCAGCCGAGGTTCAGCTCCGCCTCATCCAGTGCGTTACGGTATTTTTGCAGCGTCACGTTGCGGTGCTCTTCCCGCTCGCCGCGCTGGATGCGCAGGTTATGGATGTTCGCCTGAATCGAGCTCACGGACTGCTCGCTGCTCTGCCAGGTGGTACGGACCTTATCCAGATCCGCCTGCGAGACGTTCTGTAACGTGCTCAGCTTCTGGTAGCGGTCAAAGGTCACTTTGTCGTTACGCGCGGTCAGCACGGCGGTTTTCAGGCTGGCCTGGGCGGCGGCGATCTGCGCGTCCAGCTGTTCATTGGACAGACGTGCCTGCTCAAGCGCGATTTGCGCCGCTTCCACTTTATTGCGAAACGGCGTGTCATCCAGCTCAAACAGCAGGTCGCCCCGCTTCACCTGGCTGTTGTTGTGCACGTGTACGGCCGCTACATACCCGGAGACGCGCGGAGAAACCGGCGTCACCACGCGCATCAAGGTGGAGTCCGGCGTCAGCGGGATCCAGATATCGGCGACGACAAAGTAGACAAACATCAGCAGGAAAGAGGCAATACTCACCCTTACCCAGCGGGCAAACTTTTGTTCAGGAGTCATTATTTTTCGGTCTTGTTATCTTCTTCGCGGATTGTCCGCAAATTGCAGGCGATTTGATTCAAGGTGGCGCTGAAAATCTCGATATGCTCAGGCGCGATGTTTTGCGATACGCGCGTCTGGTACGTCTCAATCACCTGGGTGAGCCTTTTTAGTATGGCTTTTCCCTCAGGCGTCAGCGTCAGAAGCCGGATGCGCTTGTCATAAGGCGATACGGTGCGCAGCAGGTATCCCTGCTTTTCCAGCTGTGTCAGGGTGCGCATCAGCGGGGGCAGTTCAATGCCCTGCACCTCCGCCAGCTCACTCACCGAGACGTTATCCCCCAGTTGATGAAGCTGCATCATTACCGTCCAGCTCGACTGAGTTAACCCGGTATCGAGAATGGCGTCGTCAATAACGGCGCGCCACTGACGCACGATCATCGCCATCCGCATGCCCATCGGCCTGCGGCAAAACAGTTGTTCTTCACTCATGGGGGGACCTCTCGAAACACGTCGTCAAGATAATAGTTATCAGGGTAAGTATCAAGAAACGAGAGGCAAAAGCGCAGGAATTGTGAAAGGATATCTCCCTCTCCCGGCGGGCTGAGGGATCCCCATAAATAATGCCTGCACGGAGGCCCCCTCTCCCTTGAGGGTGTACGGTCCGGGGACATGGTAGACAGGTGTTCGGGGACATGGTGAACACTTTTTAACATCCTTTACCCATGGTGATCGACTTTTTCTTCAGGTCGATCACCCCCACTTTTGTGCTGTACCACCACACCTCGTAGCGGCCGTCTTCCTGCATCTCCTTCAGCCCGACCCGTTCTCCCCTGAACGCCTTGCCTGCGCTCAGACTTACCCCTTTCACGCTCAGCTTTCCGCTGATATCCACTTTCCTGACCATCACGCCCTCGTCGTATTCCGGGGGCGTTGTGTTGCCGCTGTACCGTCGCGATGACGGCTGATACCGCGAGCCCGGTACCGCCATATCCAGCGCCTCATGCGGGCGTTCAAGGTTATAGACCGTCCGCCAGTGGTCGAAGGCGCGCTGCAGTTCGCCCTCACTCGCGAACCATTTACCCTGCAGCACCTCCGTCTTCAGGCTGCGGTGAAAACGCTCCAGCTTGCCCTGCGTCTGCGGATGATACGGCCGGGAGTGTCCCACCCGGATACCATGGCGCATCAGCCACAGCTCGAGCGCCGTCCAGGTGCCGGTGGTGTCTCCCCACGGGGCGCCGTTGTCCATCGTCATCCTGTCCGGCAGGCCGTAGCGTTCAAACACGCTGACCAGTTGTTGCTGCACGGTCTCACGCCGTTCATCGCTACAGTGCGCCAGGCACAGGGAAAAACGGGAGTGGTCATCCAGCAGGGTGAGCGGATGGCAGCGGCCACCGCCAAAGGGAAAGTGGCCCTTAAAATCCATCTGCCAGAGCCGGTTCGGCGCGTCATGTTCGAACCGTCCCGTGGCGGGAATGCCCGGTGAAGTGCCCGGCAGCAGGCCGTGACGGGCCATCAGGTTATGAACGGTGCTGAAGGCGGGCATACGGTGCCCCTGGTCTTCCAGCCAGCGCTTTATCTTGCGTGCGCCCCAGCGTTCATGGCGGTCATGGGCCATACGCAGCAGGGCAGTGATGTCGTCAGATGAGCGGTTCGGGGAATGGTGCGGTATGCGCGGGCGGTCCTGAAGGCCGGAGGAACCTTCCTCCATCCAGCGACGAAGCCACTTGTAGCCGGTGGCAGGTGAAATGCCGAAGCGACGGCAGAGGGAACGGATGTTCGCCCCGTCCTGCGAGGCGAACAAAACAAACTCGGTACGTAATGACATGGTATCTCTCGCATCCCAGGGCATAAGCGACTCCATAAACGGGTTCTTATGCCTTAGTTGTAAGTGTCTACCATGTCCCCGAACAAGTGTTCACTATGTCCCCGGACCGTACAGAGGGAGAGGGTTGGGGTGAGGGGGAACATATGGCTATAGAGGTAATTCCGTTCACTTTATGTTCCTTGCTACTCTGTAACGGCATGACTTGTGAACGTGCCAGGGCGGCTCAATCGCCACCACCCTGGCGACCCGGGCTCCCGGCGGTAAATCGCCGCTTCGCGGTGCCTTCGGCTTATTCCTTCCGGCTTATCGGGGACGGGCGGATGTAACGTCCCTGTAAAGCCGCCCTCTCGGCGCATCCATGCGCCTCGCCCCGGCCTGCAGGAAACGCCTCAGCGATTTACAGCCGGACCTGGGCATCGCTGAATGCTCTCAGTCATTCTGAGAGCAGCGTTATCGCTTATGGTTAAAAAATTACTGGGGAACCCTCAGCCCGGCAGGAGAGGGTTTGGGTGAGGGTACAGCCCGCAGCGGAGTTTAGCGGCTAAAATGTCGGGTAATGGCCCCCTTCCCCGAAGCCGTAAGCACCACCTCCCGATACCCCGCTACCCGCTGGATCCAGCCCTTGCTTTCCAGATGCATGAGCAGCGCCGCACCGGCTTCGCCGCCCAGATGAAACCGCCGCTCGCTCCAGTCCAGACAGGCGCAACAGGCCTTTCGGCGGGGATGCGTGCTTAACGGAATACCGAGTTTCAGGAACTGCTCCCGGCCATACAGGGTCAGTGCCGAACCGTCTGGCTCCAGCCAACTCTCGGCCTGCATGAAATCGTAGATCTGCACCGCCACCGCGCCCGCCAGATGGTCGTAGCAGGTGCGGGCTTCACGCAGGGCTTTTGGCGCGCTGGTTTCCGGCGGGGAAATACGGTGCCACGACAGCCCCATCATCTGCTCGACCAGCTCCGCTACGTCATGCCCTGCCAGGCGATAATAGCGATGGCGCCCCTGCGACAGGCAGGTAATGAGCTTTCCGTCCAGCAGCCGCGCAAGGTGCCCGCTGGCGGTAGACGGTGCCACATCCGCCGCCGCGCTCAGCTCGGTGGCCGTCAACGCCCGTCCGTCCATCAGCGCACAAAGCATTTTCACGCGCGACGGATCGGCCATTGCGGCTGCCACTGCGGCAATGGCCTGCTCCAGCGCCGCGCTGTTATCTGGCGGTAAGCTCGTCTTTAACATAGGTTGCCCAGGATTCGGTGATCGCTGCGGCCAGCTTATCATTATCCGTCAGCAGAATGAGGTGATTCGCGTGGTCGCTGTACTGGGTAAGAATAGACACCCCGCGAGCCGCCAGTGCGGCAGCTATCTCCCCCAGCTCGCCGGGGCGTTCCTGCCGCAGTTTTCTGATGATGGGCCGACGAACCGCTTTCAGGTTAAATCCGGCCTCAAGCAGAACATGGCGGGCTTTTTCGCCGTCTTCCACCAGAAAATGTGCCTCAACGCCGAATACGCCACCGCCTTCCAGCCCAATCCCCTTACTGCCCAACAGTTGACCAAAGCGCGCCAGTTCACCCGGCGTATCGTTAAAAATCACATGAACATCATACATCCGCGTGCCCTCCGTTTTCGGCGCTGTATTCCCGCACCAGCTGTGCCACCCGAATGCGGTAGTAGGTAAAAATCGACTCCCGCCCCTCGGCCTGCGCGGCCTGATGAAAGACGTTCTGCTTCCAGTTGCGGATAGCCTCTTCGTCCCGCCACCAGGAGAGCGAGAGAATTTTGCCGTCGGTGGTCAGGCTCTGGAAACGTTCGATATCGATAAAACCGTCAACATCTGCCAGCAGGGGTTTAAGTTCGGCCGCGAGCTGCAGGTAGCGCGCCTGATGCGCCGGCGCGGCGTTGGCTTCGAAAATGACTGCGATCATGAAGGTCTCTCCGTTGTGATGGTGTGGAGAGAATGCAGGACAGATTACAAGGATGCTTCGGTATGGAGCGAAGTGTTGTGCCGGATGGCGCTGCGCTTATCCGGCCTACGGTTTTTGTAGGCCCGGTAAGCGTAGCGCCACCGGGCAGGGTTTAACCCACAATCGACTTCGGCTCCATAAACGCCCCGATCCCCCATTCCCCCATCTCACGCCCCATCCCGGAATGTTTAAACCCGCCAAACGGCGCTTTTGGCTCATGCGCGAGGGTGTTCACCAGCACGCGGCCAGAAATAATCTGCTGCGCCACGCGACGCGCACGCCCGGTATCACGCCCCAGCACCATCGCGCTCAGGCCGTACTCGGTATCGTTGGCCATCGCGACAGCCTCCGCTTCGTCCTGATAAGGAATAATGCACAGCACCGGGCCAAAAATTTCCTCACGCGCGATGGTCATCTGGTTGTTCACATCAGTAAACAGCGTCGGGCGCACAAACCAGCCGTCTCGCGTGCCTTCGGGGCGTCCTTCTCCCCCCGCCAGCAGTCGCGCGCCTTCGTCGAGCCCTTTGCGAATATACCCCTGTACCCGCAGCCACTGCTTTTCGCTGACCATCGGGCCAATCTCTGTCGCGCTATCGCGCGGATCGCCCGATTTCACCGCCGCCACCGCCTGCGCGAGGACGGTTTCCATCTCGGCCTTGCGCGACTGCGGCACCAGAATACGGGTGCCGGCCACGCACGCCTGGCCGCTGTTCATAAATCCGGCCTGAATCACCAGCGGGATCGCCTGGGCCAGATCGACATCATCCAGCAAAATCGTCGGCGATTTACCGCCTAACTCCAGCGTGACGCGCTTAAAACTCTCCGCTGCGTTACGCAGAATCGCTTTGCCGGTATTCGTCGACCCCGTGAACGAGATTTTCGCCACGTCCGGGTGACGGCTAATGGTCTCGCCAACCGTATCACCCCGCCCCGTCACGATATTAAACACGCCCGGTGGCAATGCGGCATCACGCAGCGCCCCGGTGATAATCTGCGTTTGCAGGGCGCTCATTTCACTGGGCTTGATCACCGCCGTGCAGCCCGCCGCGAGCGCCGCCGCCAGTTTGCCGCAGATAAACCCCGCATCGCTGTTCCACGGCGTGATCAGGCCCGCAACGCCTAGCGGCGTCATCTGCACCGATGCCGCCCCCGCTGAAAATGAAAATTCAAACGCCTCCAGGGCCTCAATCGCCTGGGCTATGACATCGGCCGGATAACTGGCCATCCACGCCGAGCGCGCGGCCGGTGCGCCGTACTCTTCGATAATCGCCTCCAGCAGTTCGTCATGACGGGCGGCAACAGCGGCATGCATGCGTTTCAGCGCGACGATGCGTTCCTGTTTTGTGGTCTGCGACCACGCCGGAAAAGCGGCTTTGGCTGCCGCAATGGCGCGTTCAGCGTCGACCTCATCTGCCAGACGCACCTGCCCTATGACCTGTGCCGTCGCCGGGTTGTATAAATCAAAACGCTCGGTGCCATGCGGGGTAACAAACTCGCCGTTGATAAAAATCTGTTCGATGTGGTGCATATAAACCTCCTCAGGCTGTGTGAGCACAGTCTGGCACGGCTTCTCTGTTGCGATAATCCACGCTATGCTGCAAGGGTTATTCCGATTTTCAGGATAATCTATGCATCGTTCAGGGTTAACAGAGCTGGAAGTGGTGATGGCGGTGGTACGACGCGGCAGTTTTCGCGGTGCGGCCCTTGAGCTGGGCATGTCCGCCACGGCGGTGAGCAATGCCA
This region of Enterobacter cloacae complex sp. R_G8 genomic DNA includes:
- a CDS encoding tlde1 domain-containing protein is translated as MTWEYKVSTGVLSHNGEFVANCYSGAGESKDKPECERQRNKGPIPRGIYFIAGWNNHKSAEAIILEPIAGTNTFGRDHFQIHGDKKGQPPGSASAGCIIMNGQDKRHMIYESGDTILVVR
- a CDS encoding DUF445 domain-containing protein; translation: MEKIAELKRAKLLALSLLLIAVAAFITTLFLPQTFWVRGVKAIAEAAMVGALADWFAVVALFRRVPIPFISRHTAIIPRNKDRIGDNLGQFVQEKFLDTQSLVALIRRYEPAQMIGSWFSKPDNAQRVGLHLMQVMGGFLELTDDGRIQRLLKRAVHKAIDKVDFTETSAVMLESMTRNNRHQALLDAIINRLITLIQRDSTREFIADQIVHWLKTEHPRKAMVLPTEWLGDQSAEMVSNAVNTLLDDISHDRTHQIRQAFDRATLKFIDNLKNDPEMAAKAENIKHYLKNDDAFNRYLGEMWADLRQWLKADMKREDSRVKQRIANAGLWFGETLLADASLRASLNEHLEQAAHRVAPDFAVFLTRHISDTVKSWDAKDMSRQIELNIGKDLQFIRVNGTLVGGTIGLILFLLSQLPTVLTH
- a CDS encoding DUF2955 domain-containing protein, producing the protein MSISTLARVFTPHGNIVYTANDFRQTLRIVFAGMIALSISSFYNTSYGVFFVVYPIMLLSLVPVFNRHVAKQFIFSASLNCVEMVIIIGYLSQWPVIMTLVVFALYVMRFRFMSKGPLFLFGSMGVVCQSVMLNFMSYPTTNWHTLLFSNIEASVMAVCLSALMNYLLPDVEPRRPPPLIEKDAARVRHESLLSGTVATMIFVVFQMSDLSDSLSALMAGILILFPMHYRGAVMSSIWRVVGVVLGCLYILVVQLILYDHSSHMLLMMPLIGLGLAFGARLHVMEKVGAGVGFSSITTIGIMFGQNMHPDSDLVFSDLYRITSVTFSLVATLTMVFLVHLILNRFEATRYVIAPPKAD
- a CDS encoding HlyD family secretion protein: MMTPEQKFARWVRVSIASFLLMFVYFVVADIWIPLTPDSTLMRVVTPVSPRVSGYVAAVHVHNNSQVKRGDLLFELDDTPFRNKVEAAQIALEQARLSNEQLDAQIAAAQASLKTAVLTARNDKVTFDRYQKLSTLQNVSQADLDKVRTTWQSSEQSVSSIQANIHNLRIQRGEREEHRNVTLQKYRNALDEAELNLGWTKVYAQADGTVSNLQLSPGFYASSGSAALALVNNQTDIVADFREKSLRHTRQGTDAAVVFDAFPGQVFRAHVTSSDAGILAGQEAVSGELSAPETSNRWVRDAQRMRIHVALDEALPKPLPTGARATVQLYNSEGPFARFFSGMQIHLVSLLHYVY
- a CDS encoding MarR family winged helix-turn-helix transcriptional regulator; this translates as MSEEQLFCRRPMGMRMAMIVRQWRAVIDDAILDTGLTQSSWTVMMQLHQLGDNVSVSELAEVQGIELPPLMRTLTQLEKQGYLLRTVSPYDKRIRLLTLTPEGKAILKRLTQVIETYQTRVSQNIAPEHIEIFSATLNQIACNLRTIREEDNKTEK
- a CDS encoding IS481 family transposase, with the protein product MESLMPWDARDTMSLRTEFVLFASQDGANIRSLCRRFGISPATGYKWLRRWMEEGSSGLQDRPRIPHHSPNRSSDDITALLRMAHDRHERWGARKIKRWLEDQGHRMPAFSTVHNLMARHGLLPGTSPGIPATGRFEHDAPNRLWQMDFKGHFPFGGGRCHPLTLLDDHSRFSLCLAHCSDERRETVQQQLVSVFERYGLPDRMTMDNGAPWGDTTGTWTALELWLMRHGIRVGHSRPYHPQTQGKLERFHRSLKTEVLQGKWFASEGELQRAFDHWRTVYNLERPHEALDMAVPGSRYQPSSRRYSGNTTPPEYDEGVMVRKVDISGKLSVKGVSLSAGKAFRGERVGLKEMQEDGRYEVWWYSTKVGVIDLKKKSITMGKGC
- a CDS encoding helix-turn-helix transcriptional regulator translates to MLKTSLPPDNSAALEQAIAAVAAAMADPSRVKMLCALMDGRALTATELSAAADVAPSTASGHLARLLDGKLITCLSQGRHRYYRLAGHDVAELVEQMMGLSWHRISPPETSAPKALREARTCYDHLAGAVAVQIYDFMQAESWLEPDGSALTLYGREQFLKLGIPLSTHPRRKACCACLDWSERRFHLGGEAGAALLMHLESKGWIQRVAGYREVVLTASGKGAITRHFSR
- a CDS encoding antibiotic biosynthesis monooxygenase, yielding MIAVIFEANAAPAHQARYLQLAAELKPLLADVDGFIDIERFQSLTTDGKILSLSWWRDEEAIRNWKQNVFHQAAQAEGRESIFTYYRIRVAQLVREYSAENGGHADV
- a CDS encoding aldehyde dehydrogenase family protein gives rise to the protein MHHIEQIFINGEFVTPHGTERFDLYNPATAQVIGQVRLADEVDAERAIAAAKAAFPAWSQTTKQERIVALKRMHAAVAARHDELLEAIIEEYGAPAARSAWMASYPADVIAQAIEALEAFEFSFSAGAASVQMTPLGVAGLITPWNSDAGFICGKLAAALAAGCTAVIKPSEMSALQTQIITGALRDAALPPGVFNIVTGRGDTVGETISRHPDVAKISFTGSTNTGKAILRNAAESFKRVTLELGGKSPTILLDDVDLAQAIPLVIQAGFMNSGQACVAGTRILVPQSRKAEMETVLAQAVAAVKSGDPRDSATEIGPMVSEKQWLRVQGYIRKGLDEGARLLAGGEGRPEGTRDGWFVRPTLFTDVNNQMTIAREEIFGPVLCIIPYQDEAEAVAMANDTEYGLSAMVLGRDTGRARRVAQQIISGRVLVNTLAHEPKAPFGGFKHSGMGREMGEWGIGAFMEPKSIVG